In the Leptospira limi genome, one interval contains:
- a CDS encoding LIC_10421 family protein, whose protein sequence is MKTTKIIATGILAMGLATANLHALDTNERLELLESAMIEQATTPAQKSAVSEYLASVAKEKTELAQALRDRAGSTRGGKALSQMNEKKELLRRAEALEKEAKKYQTVSMDMRAESMQVAHN, encoded by the coding sequence ATGAAAACAACAAAAATAATCGCAACAGGGATCTTAGCAATGGGACTTGCAACAGCAAATCTACATGCTTTAGACACAAACGAAAGATTAGAGCTTTTGGAGTCTGCTATGATTGAACAAGCAACAACTCCAGCGCAAAAATCTGCAGTTTCAGAATACCTTGCAAGTGTTGCGAAAGAAAAAACAGAATTGGCTCAAGCTCTTCGTGATAGAGCTGGATCAACTAGAGGTGGTAAAGCTCTTAGCCAAATGAACGAGAAGAAAGAACTTCTTCGTCGTGCTGAGGCTCTTGAAAAAGAAGCTAAAAAATACCAAACTGTCTCTATGGACATGCGTGCAGAGTCCATGCAGGTAGCTCACAACTAA
- a CDS encoding cell division protein FtsQ/DivIB, which yields MVDTPQEIKEKRFGRVIPILLVFSGLLALGLVFRWGRPVKPVDRVEWEGQKYLTPTNLLVYLGTDAESPNISDWKDWETKLSRHPRIKKVRITRDPDGFLLVHIEEKVAEFVIHIGSSLYEVDENLEILSKDQVLNTHLIVISGSFVVGEHKLEGRQIFDITKEMRYALSLYPALFTRISELVAERDGNYTMYLKSPKSMKVFIGDKLELNVFRKLYASLAYMEAESIKAVSIDLRGEDAVYH from the coding sequence ATGGTTGACACCCCCCAAGAAATCAAAGAAAAACGATTTGGGCGTGTGATTCCGATCCTCCTTGTTTTCTCAGGGCTTCTGGCTCTCGGATTGGTATTTAGATGGGGTAGGCCAGTCAAACCAGTCGATCGTGTGGAATGGGAAGGTCAAAAATACCTGACTCCAACGAACCTTTTGGTTTACTTAGGAACGGATGCAGAGTCACCCAATATAAGTGATTGGAAGGATTGGGAAACAAAACTCTCCCGTCATCCTCGGATCAAAAAAGTTCGAATCACAAGAGATCCAGATGGATTTCTATTGGTTCATATAGAGGAGAAAGTCGCAGAATTTGTCATACATATAGGAAGTTCTTTATACGAAGTGGATGAAAATTTGGAGATATTATCCAAAGACCAAGTTTTAAATACCCATTTAATTGTCATTAGCGGGTCATTCGTTGTTGGAGAACATAAACTAGAAGGCAGACAGATTTTTGATATTACCAAAGAAATGCGATATGCCCTATCTCTTTACCCTGCACTTTTCACTCGAATTTCTGAATTAGTCGCTGAACGTGACGGTAATTATACCATGTACTTAAAATCACCAAAATCAATGAAAGTTTTTATCGGTGATAAATTAGAATTAAACGTATTTCGTAAATTATATGCATCTCTTGCTTATATGGAAGCAGAATCCATCAAAGCAGTCTCTATTGATTTAAGAGGAGAAGACGCAGTATACCATTAA
- the ftsA gene encoding cell division protein FtsA has product MIEDDAPIITALDLGSSLIKVVIGRLLGDHEIEIIGTGVYPSTGIKNGSIVNIETTTKSIIEAFGDAELMAGQEITSVVVNVSGKSVHGFNEKGIIAVTNRERIVSEMDIMRVVEAAQAVHVPNDQQVIHVLTKEFKVDDQVNIKDPIGMTGVRLEAEVHIVSCGNTALNNIDRCVEQAGLLQMDKVLSSLASSEAILTAGEKDLGTAVVDIGAGICDIIIYVDGGIAFSSVVPFGGFHITSDISIGLKTTVETAEIIKKRYGHTRIDMVDPTEKFEIPSISGRPSRSVFRQELVEILEPRVREILEMIDHELVRSGYKSSLAGGVILTGGTSLLQGIESTAEEVLRLSVGRAKPAGMSGLVERIASPEYATAVGLIKYSSKIQNLEQKNMHSVSEGEGWMKKVRRWMENNL; this is encoded by the coding sequence ATGATTGAAGATGATGCACCTATCATAACTGCTTTGGATCTCGGATCTTCTCTTATCAAAGTTGTCATTGGACGACTATTAGGAGATCATGAAATTGAAATCATTGGAACTGGAGTTTATCCTTCTACAGGGATCAAAAACGGTTCTATTGTTAATATCGAAACCACAACTAAGTCGATTATAGAAGCCTTTGGTGATGCAGAACTCATGGCTGGCCAAGAGATAACATCAGTGGTAGTGAATGTTTCTGGAAAATCAGTACATGGATTTAATGAAAAAGGAATCATTGCTGTTACCAACAGAGAACGGATTGTAAGTGAGATGGATATCATGCGTGTTGTGGAAGCAGCACAAGCTGTACATGTTCCCAATGACCAACAAGTGATTCATGTCCTCACAAAAGAATTCAAAGTAGATGACCAAGTAAATATCAAAGATCCAATTGGGATGACAGGTGTTCGTTTAGAAGCCGAAGTTCATATTGTATCCTGTGGAAACACTGCTCTCAATAATATTGATCGATGTGTGGAACAAGCAGGGCTTTTGCAAATGGATAAGGTATTATCAAGCCTTGCCTCTTCGGAAGCTATTTTGACTGCTGGTGAAAAAGATTTAGGAACAGCAGTTGTTGATATTGGCGCAGGCATTTGTGATATCATCATTTATGTAGATGGAGGAATTGCATTTTCCTCCGTTGTACCGTTTGGTGGATTTCATATCACAAGTGATATTTCCATTGGTCTTAAAACCACTGTAGAAACAGCAGAAATCATCAAAAAACGATATGGCCATACAAGAATTGATATGGTGGACCCAACAGAAAAATTTGAAATTCCATCCATATCAGGTCGACCATCTCGTTCTGTATTCCGCCAAGAACTAGTTGAAATTTTAGAACCTAGGGTTCGCGAAATTTTAGAAATGATCGACCATGAACTGGTACGATCAGGGTATAAGTCAAGTTTGGCGGGAGGAGTGATCTTAACAGGTGGCACTTCTTTATTACAAGGCATTGAATCCACTGCAGAAGAAGTACTTCGATTATCTGTAGGTCGTGCAAAACCAGCAGGAATGAGTGGTCTTGTGGAAAGAATTGCAAGCCCCGAATATGCAACAGCGGTTGGCCTTATCAAATACAGTTCAAAAATACAAAACTTAGAACAAAAAAACATGCATTCCGTTTCCGAAGGAGAAGGATGGATGAAGAAGGTTCGTCGTTGGATGGAGAATAATCTCTAA
- the ftsZ gene encoding cell division protein FtsZ, with protein sequence MLYLEEEKTSPAIIKVIGVGGGGMNAVTRMVHSKMTGVDFIVMNTDEQVLLKSPVEVKIQLGNKVTRGMGAGGDPELGEKAALEDKERIVAALKGADMVFVTAGMGGGTGTGAAPIIAAIAKELKCLVVGVVTVPFSFEGKRRAELAKQGIDQLRANVDTLITIRNDSIFQVVDKNTPVDMAFRVIDDILLNGVRGISDIINHPGIINVDFADVKTIMKDTGDAILGVGEGRGETRVSEAVEQAINNTLLEDSSIQGAKSLLINVTGGNDLTIHEWNEVSQIITAQADPDANIIIGLNEDQSLSDQIRVTVIATGFSKKGKQYQREQKVVGSEESISPMVYLKKSDEKESGFSKESEVPRGIRQGNRSFGAQKQSSPFQNYGEDYDIPAFLRRKND encoded by the coding sequence ATGTTATACCTAGAAGAAGAAAAAACTAGCCCAGCTATTATCAAAGTCATTGGAGTTGGTGGTGGTGGAATGAACGCCGTCACAAGAATGGTACACTCCAAAATGACAGGTGTTGACTTCATTGTGATGAACACCGACGAACAAGTATTACTCAAATCTCCTGTCGAAGTCAAAATCCAATTGGGGAATAAAGTGACTCGTGGTATGGGTGCTGGTGGTGATCCAGAACTCGGAGAAAAAGCGGCTTTAGAAGATAAGGAACGGATTGTTGCTGCCTTAAAAGGTGCCGACATGGTGTTTGTCACTGCCGGTATGGGTGGTGGAACAGGAACAGGTGCTGCTCCGATCATTGCAGCCATTGCAAAAGAATTAAAATGTTTAGTGGTTGGTGTTGTGACTGTCCCTTTTTCATTTGAAGGGAAACGTAGAGCAGAACTTGCCAAACAAGGAATTGACCAACTCCGTGCCAATGTAGATACCCTTATCACCATTCGTAATGATTCTATTTTCCAAGTAGTTGATAAAAATACTCCCGTGGACATGGCCTTTCGGGTGATCGATGACATCTTGTTAAATGGTGTTCGTGGCATCAGTGATATCATCAACCATCCAGGAATTATCAATGTGGATTTTGCCGATGTAAAAACCATTATGAAAGACACGGGTGATGCGATTTTGGGAGTAGGGGAAGGGCGTGGGGAAACACGTGTTTCTGAGGCAGTGGAACAAGCGATCAACAATACCTTGTTAGAAGATTCTAGCATCCAAGGAGCTAAATCACTTCTCATCAACGTAACTGGTGGAAACGATCTCACCATCCATGAATGGAATGAAGTTTCTCAAATTATCACTGCACAAGCAGATCCAGATGCCAATATCATCATTGGTCTCAATGAAGACCAAAGCCTATCCGACCAAATCCGAGTGACTGTGATTGCTACAGGTTTCTCTAAAAAAGGAAAACAATACCAGAGAGAACAAAAGGTAGTTGGATCTGAAGAATCGATTTCCCCTATGGTTTATCTCAAAAAATCGGATGAAAAAGAATCTGGATTTTCAAAAGAATCAGAAGTCCCAAGAGGGATTCGCCAAGGGAATCGAAGTTTTGGGGCACAAAAACAATCCTCCCCATTTCAAAATTATGGAGAGGATTATGATATTCCTGCTTTTTTACGTAGGAAAAATGATTAA
- a CDS encoding penicillin-binding protein activator LpoB, whose translation MKQILFSFLLVGFLFQCSSSPKRLDNADDYISDSGGLTSQELVKAAEKLAGQIGEYFKENPHEEGVFVAHFPTRNDTSEQIQTELFDNAFVSKLIKNKIYTVRTKTREQSLNEIQFSLSGLTSNRLSIGKLKSPNFFVRCDINENMFTSNGEKIVEQSINIELVEVETTIAVWSEKVSYRKLAVRGNKGVSW comes from the coding sequence ATGAAACAAATTCTATTCTCCTTTCTCTTAGTAGGATTCTTATTCCAATGCAGTTCCAGTCCCAAAAGACTCGACAATGCTGATGATTATATCTCCGACTCAGGTGGACTGACTAGCCAAGAATTGGTGAAAGCGGCCGAAAAATTAGCAGGCCAAATTGGGGAGTACTTCAAAGAAAACCCACATGAAGAAGGTGTTTTTGTGGCACACTTCCCTACACGTAACGATACATCAGAACAAATCCAAACAGAACTTTTTGACAATGCGTTTGTATCCAAACTCATCAAAAACAAAATTTACACAGTTCGTACCAAAACAAGAGAACAATCTCTCAATGAAATTCAGTTCAGTTTGTCCGGACTCACTTCCAATCGTTTATCCATTGGAAAACTGAAATCTCCTAACTTTTTTGTTCGCTGTGACATCAATGAAAACATGTTCACATCCAATGGAGAAAAAATCGTTGAACAGTCAATTAACATCGAACTTGTAGAAGTGGAAACCACCATTGCGGTTTGGTCAGAAAAGGTATCGTATAGAAAATTAGCAGTTCGAGGAAACAAAGGGGTTAGTTGGTAA